Proteins found in one Thalassophryne amazonica chromosome 1, fThaAma1.1, whole genome shotgun sequence genomic segment:
- the ralaa gene encoding v-ral simian leukemia viral oncogene homolog Aa (ras related) — translation MAAAKPKGQNSLALHKVIMVGSGGVGKSALTLQFMYDEFVEDYEPTKADSYRKKVVLDGEEVQIDILDTAGQEDYAAIRDNYFRSGEGFLCVFSITELESFAATVDFREQILRVKEDENVPFLLVGNKSDLDDRRQVSADEAKVRAEQWGVCYVETSAKTRANVDKVFFDLMREIRARKMEDSKEKNGKEKSKSLAKRIRERCCIL, via the exons ATGGCAGCTGCTAAACCAAAAGGGCAGAACTCTCTTGCCCTTCATAAAGTGATTATGGTGGGAAGTGGCGGAGTTGGCAAGTCAGCTCTCACGCTCCAGTTCATGTATGATGAG TTTGTGGAGGACTATGAACCCACCAAGGCAGACAGTTACAGGAAGAAAGTGGTGCTGGATGGAGAGGAGGTACAAATCGACATCCTTGACACAGCTGGACAGGAAGACTACGCAGCCATCCGGGATAACTACTTCCGCAGTGGCGAGGGTTTTCTCTGTGTATTTTCCATTACAGAACTGGAATCATTCGCAGCTACAGTGGACTTCAg GGAGCAGATTTTGCGAGTGAAGGAGGATGAAAATGTTCCCTTCCTCTTGGTTGGGAACAAGTCAGACTTGGACGACCGACGGCAGGTTAGCGCAGATGAAGCCAAGGTGCGTGCAGAGCAGTGGGGGGTGTGCTACGTCGAGACCTCTGCCAAAACCCGTGCCAACGTCGACAAG gtgttctttgacttGATGAGAGAAATCCGGGCGAGGAAAATGGAGGACAGCAAAGAGAAGAACGGAAAGGAGAAAAGTAAAAGTTTGGCTAAAAGAATCCGAGAGAGATGCTGTATTTTATAG